A region of [Bacteroides] pectinophilus DNA encodes the following proteins:
- a CDS encoding GGDEF domain-containing protein encodes MYKNIKLANRIIYYVFLFVFVFYIVSGLIFSRVDTNALLNNGERTPILPEKTIFADDNTVEYYIKLEAVRSDNMSLIFVTRHQEVEVYSGNDLIYYLKAHKSVYGTTTGTNYTMVAIPENTTDVKVRLTNVYAGTKVRETTFEYGDETDMVKGIVCSSLPSAVLSAFIILVGAGMILLWLVCRRKIAKTQSLLYFGTFAMVIGLWTLNETDLAALFVNDRKIASLAGYILLMMIPVPFVQAEKNFFEIKKSGISNIMCLIFMVMDIVLLSCHVSGIMELKNSVLFIHMMLIMSFFYFCGVVVRRIMLKGFDRKVKSNIIAVIALGVSMVVDLFAYYRGMQQTDVLGNLGILIFIVLLGYESISEVFEQIKEGQKAEFYREMAITDSMTGLYNRAAFEEWEKSTTDYEGYAIVTFDLNNLKICNDTIGHAAGDMYIKAAAAIIKDIFGRHGACYRIGGDEFCTVISQREKKFDIGRHIKQLREREKNENNENAISNLEIHIACGYAQYDSSVDRDFEATRSRADKRMYESKQQLKSN; translated from the coding sequence ATGTATAAAAATATAAAGCTTGCTAATAGAATTATATATTATGTATTTCTTTTCGTATTTGTATTTTATATAGTATCGGGATTAATATTCAGCAGGGTAGATACCAATGCACTGCTGAATAATGGCGAAAGAACACCAATACTGCCGGAAAAAACAATTTTTGCAGACGATAATACGGTAGAATATTACATAAAGCTTGAAGCTGTTCGCAGTGATAATATGTCGTTAATATTTGTTACCAGACATCAGGAGGTAGAAGTATATTCAGGCAATGACCTGATATATTATCTTAAGGCACATAAGTCGGTCTATGGGACAACCACGGGGACAAACTATACGATGGTTGCCATACCTGAGAATACAACGGATGTCAAGGTAAGACTTACTAATGTTTATGCCGGAACTAAGGTACGGGAAACAACATTCGAGTATGGAGATGAGACCGATATGGTAAAAGGCATAGTATGTAGCTCGCTTCCATCGGCTGTTCTGAGTGCTTTTATTATACTGGTTGGTGCGGGAATGATTCTGTTATGGCTTGTATGCCGCAGGAAGATTGCAAAGACACAGTCATTGCTTTACTTTGGTACATTTGCAATGGTAATAGGTTTGTGGACTCTTAATGAGACAGATCTGGCGGCGTTATTTGTAAATGACAGAAAGATAGCTTCACTTGCCGGATATATACTGCTTATGATGATTCCTGTACCATTTGTCCAGGCGGAAAAGAACTTCTTTGAGATTAAGAAGTCCGGCATAAGTAATATAATGTGTCTTATATTTATGGTTATGGATATAGTACTGCTTAGCTGTCATGTGAGCGGAATTATGGAATTAAAAAACAGTGTTTTGTTTATACACATGATGCTTATTATGTCATTTTTCTATTTCTGCGGTGTTGTTGTAAGAAGGATAATGTTAAAAGGATTTGACAGAAAAGTCAAATCTAACATTATAGCAGTTATAGCATTGGGCGTATCTATGGTTGTAGATCTTTTTGCATACTACAGAGGCATGCAGCAGACAGATGTACTTGGTAATCTTGGAATACTTATCTTTATAGTCCTTCTCGGATATGAGAGTATCTCGGAAGTGTTTGAACAGATAAAGGAAGGCCAGAAGGCTGAGTTCTACAGGGAGATGGCAATAACCGACAGCATGACAGGCCTGTATAACAGGGCTGCGTTTGAAGAGTGGGAAAAGAGCACCACTGACTATGAAGGATATGCTATTGTTACATTTGACCTTAACAATCTTAAAATCTGTAATGACACAATCGGGCATGCAGCCGGTGATATGTACATAAAGGCAGCAGCGGCTATTATTAAAGATATATTTGGCAGGCATGGCGCATGTTACCGTATCGGCGGTGATGAGTTCTGTACGGTTATCAGTCAGCGGGAGAAGAAGTTTGATATCGGAAGGCACATAAAGCAGCTCAGGGAAAGAGAAAAGAATGAGAATAATGAAAATGCAATCAGTAACCTTGAGATTCATATAGCATGCGGATATGCGCAGTATGACAGCAGTGTTGACCGTGATTTTGAGGCCACAAGGAGCAGGGCGGACAAGAGAATGTACGAGAGCAAGCAGCAGCTTAAGAGTAATTAA
- a CDS encoding DUF6512 family protein has translation MQSISDPSLKRYTIAGLIFVLITGTLAHFAYEWSGCNRLLGLFFPVSESTWEHMKLVFFPLLLYSLFMTHKLKDSYPCIRCSLMCGIITGTFLIPVIFYTYSGILGRNYMFLDIATFTVSVIAAFAVIYRLTGKCTYNGKCIPLVTVLLTITVAVMFAGFVVFTYAPPQLGIFEKPAETTAGSFKSLF, from the coding sequence ATGCAGTCAATATCAGATCCCTCCCTAAAGCGTTATACAATAGCAGGCCTAATATTCGTGCTCATCACCGGAACTCTCGCACATTTTGCGTATGAATGGTCAGGCTGCAATCGTCTTCTCGGACTGTTCTTTCCTGTCAGCGAATCAACATGGGAGCATATGAAGCTCGTATTCTTCCCCCTGCTGTTATATTCATTATTCATGACGCATAAGCTTAAAGACAGCTATCCATGTATAAGATGCTCTCTCATGTGCGGAATTATTACAGGTACATTTCTCATCCCTGTTATATTCTACACCTATTCGGGTATTCTGGGAAGAAATTATATGTTTCTTGATATTGCAACATTCACCGTCAGTGTAATTGCCGCGTTTGCGGTAATATACAGGCTTACTGGCAAATGCACCTATAATGGTAAATGCATACCGCTCGTCACAGTTCTCCTTACAATTACCGTTGCAGTAATGTTTGCCGGATTTGTCGTATTTACCTATGCGCCCCCACAACTTGGAATATTTGAAAAGCCGGCAGAAACTACTGCCGGCTCTTTTAAATCTCTTTTTTAA
- a CDS encoding SLC13 family permease, protein MADRIKIFLKNETVLIISLVLAVLSSFAVRPDSEYAEYIDFRTLALLLSLMLVVAGAAKLGIFRWIAVRLVNTASDMRQLALILVMLCFVFSMFITNDVSLITFVPLAIEVLTMAHMEQYMIKVIVLQTVAANLGSMLTPIGNPQNLYLYGLSGMGMQDFCLLMLPYTLTALVMLVVSVFIFIRKDRMAADGMRGTQEVCTDTADADKNVVLLHVRYVMYALLFALCLLTVARVISYQALLVIILAAVAIIDRNVLGKADYSLLLTFVFLFVFIGNIGRIKAVSAFLAEIITGHEIITGIMASQVMSNVPAAILLSGFGSNIRGLIVGVNLGGLGTIIASMASLISYRFYAGCKAGSVSRYMVFFTLVNVIFLAVLYCVSLL, encoded by the coding sequence ATGGCAGACAGAATAAAGATTTTCTTAAAAAATGAAACAGTTCTTATAATATCGTTGGTGCTTGCGGTTTTATCGTCATTTGCAGTCAGGCCTGATTCGGAATATGCAGAATATATAGACTTCCGTACACTTGCGCTTCTGTTGTCGCTGATGCTTGTTGTTGCCGGTGCCGCAAAGCTTGGAATATTCAGATGGATTGCAGTCAGGCTTGTAAATACAGCATCTGATATGAGGCAGCTTGCACTTATACTTGTCATGCTGTGTTTTGTGTTCAGTATGTTTATAACAAATGATGTCTCGCTCATAACATTTGTTCCGCTTGCAATAGAGGTTCTCACGATGGCGCATATGGAACAGTATATGATTAAGGTTATAGTGCTGCAGACGGTTGCAGCTAATCTGGGCAGTATGCTTACACCGATTGGCAATCCCCAGAATCTGTATCTGTACGGACTCAGCGGTATGGGTATGCAGGATTTCTGCCTGCTTATGCTTCCGTATACTCTGACAGCTCTGGTCATGCTTGTAGTGTCGGTATTCATTTTTATCAGAAAAGACAGAATGGCTGCAGATGGAATGCGCGGTACTCAGGAAGTCTGCACGGATACGGCCGATGCTGATAAGAATGTTGTATTATTGCATGTAAGATATGTGATGTATGCATTGCTTTTTGCATTGTGTCTCTTAACTGTTGCAAGAGTTATTTCTTATCAGGCGCTTCTTGTCATTATATTGGCAGCCGTGGCAATAATTGATAGAAATGTGCTTGGAAAGGCGGATTACAGCCTGCTGCTTACATTTGTTTTCCTGTTTGTTTTCATAGGTAATATAGGGAGAATAAAGGCGGTATCAGCATTTTTGGCAGAAATTATAACGGGACACGAGATTATTACGGGGATTATGGCAAGCCAGGTTATGAGTAATGTGCCTGCGGCGATTCTGTTGTCAGGCTTTGGAAGTAACATAAGAGGACTTATTGTGGGAGTGAATCTTGGAGGCCTGGGGACGATTATTGCATCAATGGCAAGCCTTATCTCATACAGATTTTATGCCGGCTGCAAAGCAGGTTCAGTTTCAAGGTATATGGTATTTTTTACATTAGTCAATGTGATATTTCTTGCGGTGCTCTATTGTGTGTCATTATTATAA
- a CDS encoding alpha/beta hydrolase, with amino-acid sequence MNREELHFRSADNINMIHAVIWTPDEDRFDRPVGIIQISHGMVEYIGRYEHVAQYFTDRGFVVAGNDHLGHGQSVTDSAEWGYITKEDGSRCIVHDLHHLTKLVKERYSEYGRLPYFLMGHSMGSFMARRYMMMFGSELDGAVILGTGNQPKAAIMTALILSKAASAMFGGHYRSRFMNRLMFGRYNSRIVDVQTPNDWICSQRDVVDKYNATPECSFIFTADGIQALMRTLNYIEDKDNIRHIPKDLPIFIASGRDDPVGDYGRAVRQVYDTFKHEGISDVTLKLYDGCRHELHNEVVKDELFDAIYGWMCDRMNR; translated from the coding sequence ATGAACAGGGAAGAATTACATTTTCGCTCAGCGGATAATATTAATATGATACATGCGGTGATATGGACACCGGATGAGGACAGGTTTGACAGACCTGTGGGAATTATTCAGATTTCACATGGGATGGTGGAATATATCGGCCGCTATGAACATGTGGCGCAGTATTTTACCGACAGAGGATTTGTTGTTGCGGGTAATGACCATCTGGGACACGGACAATCTGTCACTGACAGCGCAGAATGGGGATATATAACTAAGGAGGATGGAAGCAGATGCATAGTTCATGACCTGCACCATCTTACAAAGCTTGTTAAGGAGCGTTATTCTGAATATGGAAGACTGCCGTATTTTCTTATGGGACACAGTATGGGTTCATTCATGGCAAGAAGATATATGATGATGTTTGGCAGTGAGCTTGACGGTGCTGTCATACTCGGAACAGGTAATCAGCCTAAGGCAGCAATTATGACGGCACTTATATTATCTAAGGCGGCATCGGCAATGTTTGGCGGACATTACAGAAGCAGATTTATGAACAGGCTTATGTTTGGAAGGTACAACAGCCGCATTGTTGATGTGCAGACGCCTAATGACTGGATATGCTCACAGAGAGATGTAGTTGATAAGTATAATGCCACTCCTGAGTGCAGTTTTATATTTACTGCTGACGGAATACAGGCACTTATGAGAACTCTTAATTATATTGAAGATAAGGATAATATAAGGCATATTCCGAAGGACCTTCCGATATTCATTGCATCAGGCAGGGATGACCCGGTTGGAGACTATGGCAGGGCGGTAAGACAGGTGTATGACACATTTAAACATGAAGGTATCAGTGATGTAACGCTTAAGCTGTATGACGGATGCAGACATGAACTCCATAACGAGGTGGTTAAGGATGAACTGTTTGATGCAATCTACGGCTGGATGTGTGACAGAATGAACAGGTAA
- the holA gene encoding DNA polymerase III subunit delta, which translates to MKFLNEHIKNNTFKQVYLIYGEETYLVYQYRDRLKQAIIGDDTMNYSCYEGAKIDIKELLTTADTLPFFADRRLIVVQDSGFFKSSTEGLAEYIRSMPEYLHMIFIESEVDKRNRVYKAVSEKGYVSEMKYQPDSVLIRWVEGLVKAEGRTITRPAVQHLLDKTGVQMSNIRTEVEKLICYTLDKPEITEADIDEICTTQIQNKIFDMITAISMKRQKEALDLYYDLLMLREPPMRILYLITRQFNMMLQVKELVLQRYDQAAIAKQLGIAGFLVNKYVNQSKHFAAEQIREALEYFAESETAVKTGRLDDKMAVELIIVKYSKK; encoded by the coding sequence ATGAAGTTTTTAAATGAACATATAAAGAATAACACATTTAAGCAGGTATACCTTATATATGGCGAAGAGACATATCTTGTATATCAGTATCGTGACAGGCTGAAGCAGGCTATTATCGGTGATGATACAATGAATTACAGCTGTTACGAAGGAGCTAAGATTGATATTAAGGAACTGCTTACAACTGCGGATACGCTGCCGTTTTTTGCGGATAGAAGGCTTATAGTAGTGCAGGACAGCGGATTTTTCAAGAGCTCTACGGAAGGGCTGGCTGAATATATCCGCAGCATGCCGGAATATCTGCATATGATATTTATTGAGAGTGAGGTTGACAAGCGTAACAGAGTATACAAGGCGGTGAGTGAAAAAGGCTATGTATCAGAGATGAAGTATCAGCCTGACTCAGTGCTGATACGCTGGGTGGAAGGCCTTGTAAAGGCTGAAGGCAGGACCATAACGCGTCCGGCGGTGCAGCATCTGCTTGATAAGACCGGTGTTCAGATGAGCAATATAAGAACAGAGGTTGAGAAGCTTATATGCTACACTCTTGATAAGCCTGAGATTACAGAAGCTGATATTGATGAGATATGCACTACGCAGATACAGAATAAGATATTTGATATGATAACTGCAATATCGATGAAACGCCAGAAGGAGGCACTTGATCTGTATTATGACCTGCTGATGCTGAGGGAACCTCCTATGAGAATTCTGTATCTTATAACAAGGCAGTTCAACATGATGCTCCAGGTCAAGGAGCTTGTGCTTCAGCGCTATGATCAGGCGGCGATTGCGAAGCAGCTCGGGATAGCGGGATTTCTTGTTAATAAGTATGTCAATCAGTCAAAGCATTTTGCGGCGGAGCAGATAAGGGAAGCACTTGAATACTTTGCGGAATCGGAGACTGCTGTTAAGACAGGAAGACTTGATGACAAGATGGCAGTTGAACTTATTATCGTAAAGTACAGTAAAAAGTAA
- a CDS encoding glycoside hydrolase family 5 protein has translation MKKGIICLIAGIVIGIALAVGAMLFIRNINGRKTDKGTMGTMTRGTGDAVECTDAEVYAAWRTQNAGDRHATVPDNKAETQGTLASESAQSTQQILKQQQNGSKNASGRLHVSGTVLSDESGNTVQLRGVSTHGLAWFPEYVNKEAFRTLRDDWNANVVRLALYTEEYGGYCSGGDRTKLKQTVADGVEYATELGMYVIIDWHILSDNNPNSHKADAIEFFSEMSARYSGYTNVIYEICNEPHYVNWNNDIKPYAQAVIGAIRANDKNAVIIVGTNTWSQDVDDVIGNRIDDDNVMYALHFYAATHKDYIRDKLKKAIDNGIPVFVSESSICDASGNGGIDYDSANTWLRLMNDNNVSFVAWSLCNKNETSALIRPDCSKKSGWTADELSDAGRWYREAVRGGH, from the coding sequence ATGAAAAAAGGGATTATATGTCTGATTGCGGGAATTGTTATCGGAATAGCACTTGCGGTCGGAGCAATGTTATTTATAAGGAATATTAATGGCAGGAAAACAGATAAAGGTACGATGGGGACGATGACCCGTGGAACCGGGGATGCAGTCGAATGTACAGATGCAGAAGTGTACGCGGCATGGAGAACTCAGAATGCAGGAGACCGCCATGCAACGGTGCCGGATAATAAGGCGGAGACGCAGGGCACATTAGCAAGTGAGTCTGCACAGTCAACACAGCAGATACTTAAGCAACAGCAGAACGGCTCGAAGAACGCGTCAGGCAGGCTTCATGTATCCGGAACGGTTCTTTCGGATGAGTCAGGCAATACAGTGCAGCTTCGCGGTGTAAGTACGCATGGACTTGCATGGTTCCCGGAATACGTTAACAAAGAGGCATTCAGGACACTGAGAGATGACTGGAATGCCAATGTTGTAAGACTTGCACTTTATACGGAAGAATACGGCGGATATTGCAGCGGCGGTGACAGGACGAAGCTTAAGCAGACGGTAGCAGACGGAGTTGAGTATGCAACGGAGCTTGGAATGTATGTAATAATCGACTGGCATATATTAAGCGACAACAATCCTAACAGTCACAAGGCAGATGCCATTGAATTCTTCAGTGAGATGTCGGCAAGATATTCAGGATACACTAATGTAATATATGAGATATGTAATGAACCGCATTATGTGAATTGGAATAATGACATAAAGCCTTATGCGCAGGCTGTTATCGGTGCGATAAGAGCCAATGATAAGAATGCGGTAATAATTGTAGGAACCAATACATGGTCGCAGGATGTCGATGATGTCATAGGTAACAGAATTGATGATGATAATGTAATGTATGCATTACATTTTTATGCGGCAACACATAAGGATTACATAAGAGATAAGCTTAAGAAGGCAATTGATAACGGAATACCTGTATTTGTAAGTGAATCAAGCATATGCGATGCAAGTGGTAATGGCGGAATAGATTATGATTCTGCCAATACATGGCTGCGACTTATGAATGATAACAATGTAAGCTTTGTTGCATGGAGCCTGTGCAATAAAAATGAGACATCGGCGCTGATACGTCCGGATTGCAGTAAGAAGAGCGGATGGACGGCAGATGAACTGTCTGATGCGGGCAGATGGTATCGTGAGGCTGTCAGAGGCGGACACTGA
- the rpsT gene encoding 30S ribosomal protein S20, giving the protein MANIKSAKKRVLTTEVRTARNKAIKSKVKTYVKNVESAIAAGDKAAAQAALTEAIGVISKAASKGIYHKNTAARKVSRLTKAVNAMA; this is encoded by the coding sequence TTGGCTAACATCAAATCTGCAAAGAAGAGAGTCCTCACTACTGAGGTAAGAACAGCTCGTAACAAGGCTATTAAGTCTAAGGTTAAGACTTATGTAAAGAACGTAGAGAGCGCTATCGCTGCTGGTGATAAGGCTGCTGCTCAGGCTGCTTTAACAGAGGCTATCGGCGTTATTTCCAAGGCTGCTTCTAAGGGTATCTACCACAAGAATACAGCAGCCAGAAAAGTTTCTCGTTTAACTAAGGCTGTTAACGCAATGGCTTAA
- the gpr gene encoding GPR endopeptidase: MLEEYKSRTDLALEANEQIKDEGKQSGIIVHENYDELSGLKITCIDITDSNGEKALGRKMGRYVTAENMELATADSDQQNYMADRLAGIMSGLIKSSVNTSAAPHDRIKILVVGLGNKEVTPDSLGPLVTEYVSVLDYGDDEPAGDAHIRMTAIAPGVMAQTGMETAVIVRGIVASSRPDVVIAIDALAARSSARLNTTVQLSDRGINPGSGVGNHRMGLTRESVGVPVIAVGIPTVIEAATIVHDAIVNFTKAFSGSDIMGTMNDVMDSMTEKERRALMLELIAPSMSTMYVTPRDVDAAVQRTAYIVARALDRLPDIMTTV, from the coding sequence ATGTTGGAGGAGTATAAAAGCAGAACGGATCTTGCGCTTGAAGCAAATGAGCAGATTAAGGATGAAGGTAAGCAAAGTGGGATTATTGTACATGAGAATTATGATGAACTTTCAGGGCTTAAGATTACATGCATAGATATTACTGACAGCAATGGTGAAAAAGCACTCGGAAGAAAGATGGGAAGATATGTTACCGCCGAAAATATGGAGCTTGCAACAGCTGATTCAGATCAGCAGAATTACATGGCTGACAGGCTTGCAGGTATAATGTCAGGACTGATAAAATCGTCGGTAAATACGTCGGCAGCTCCGCATGACAGAATTAAGATACTTGTTGTAGGTCTCGGCAATAAAGAGGTAACTCCGGACAGCCTCGGACCGCTTGTAACTGAATATGTGTCAGTGCTTGATTATGGAGATGATGAGCCGGCAGGAGACGCACATATAAGAATGACTGCAATCGCTCCCGGTGTTATGGCACAGACAGGCATGGAGACGGCAGTGATAGTCCGCGGCATTGTTGCTTCGTCAAGACCAGATGTGGTTATTGCCATAGATGCACTTGCAGCAAGAAGCAGTGCAAGGCTTAACACTACAGTACAGCTATCGGACAGGGGGATTAATCCGGGGTCGGGAGTAGGTAACCACAGAATGGGACTTACCAGAGAAAGCGTAGGCGTACCTGTGATAGCGGTTGGAATACCGACAGTGATAGAGGCGGCTACTATAGTGCATGACGCAATTGTTAATTTTACAAAGGCATTTTCAGGGTCAGACATAATGGGCACGATGAATGATGTCATGGATTCAATGACAGAGAAGGAAAGACGCGCACTGATGCTTGAACTGATTGCACCTTCTATGAGTACAATGTATGTGACACCGAGAGATGTTGATGCAGCAGTCCAGCGCACGGCATATATAGTTGCAAGGGCGCTGGATCGCCTGCCGGATATAATGACCACTGTATAG
- a CDS encoding stage II sporulation protein P has product MKKYGRYRFWVFIVITLVIIYAVCNGVISDSGTVFAGYSVRVMGMEVMPLYGYVSSMDSEDTGAASKIADNINPINGYARDRYIKKSELSGQLTEQETESRNTDFSQSLATQESSESAADMTTAASVEAAAVPEKTSVSDIAAAASANVITGTLYPKTSLSNYNYVLSNFYTVTGITELGSDKLRPAEFLQKDMKMSQDSSKPQILIFHTHSQEAFADSAEGDEADTIVGVGDYLTRLLSEKYGYNVIHDKSVYDLVNGKLDRSKAYTYAEQSVASILEKNPSIEVVIDLHRDGVPDTTRLVTEVNGKKTAKIMFFNGLSYSRVNGDISYLPNPYRDDNLALSLQMQLMGNAYYPGYLRRIYVNAYRYCLHMRGKSMLIEAGAQTNTVEEVKNAMEPLADILDKTLCGEKCW; this is encoded by the coding sequence ATGAAAAAGTATGGCAGATACAGGTTTTGGGTGTTTATTGTGATTACACTGGTAATTATATATGCAGTATGTAATGGCGTAATATCAGACTCAGGAACGGTGTTTGCCGGTTACAGTGTGAGGGTAATGGGGATGGAAGTCATGCCTCTGTATGGATATGTGAGCAGCATGGATTCGGAAGATACCGGTGCGGCATCAAAGATTGCGGATAATATAAATCCAATTAACGGATATGCAAGAGACCGGTATATAAAGAAAAGTGAGTTGTCCGGACAGCTTACAGAGCAGGAAACCGAAAGCCGGAACACGGATTTTTCACAATCTTTGGCAACGCAGGAATCTTCGGAATCAGCAGCTGATATGACAACAGCAGCCTCCGTCGAGGCAGCAGCTGTGCCTGAGAAAACATCGGTGTCAGATATAGCTGCAGCAGCCTCCGCCAATGTAATAACCGGAACACTTTATCCGAAGACAAGTCTTAGCAATTATAATTATGTATTAAGTAATTTTTATACAGTCACGGGAATAACAGAACTGGGAAGTGACAAACTGCGCCCGGCCGAATTCTTACAGAAAGACATGAAGATGTCGCAGGATTCGTCCAAGCCGCAGATACTTATATTCCACACACATTCGCAGGAAGCATTTGCTGATTCGGCAGAAGGAGATGAAGCGGACACAATAGTCGGGGTGGGGGATTATCTTACACGCCTGCTCAGTGAAAAATACGGCTATAACGTGATTCATGACAAGAGCGTATACGACCTGGTTAACGGTAAGCTCGACCGCAGTAAGGCATACACATATGCTGAACAGTCTGTGGCTTCGATTCTTGAAAAGAATCCGTCAATAGAGGTTGTTATAGATCTGCATCGTGATGGTGTGCCTGACACCACGAGGCTTGTGACAGAGGTAAATGGGAAAAAGACAGCGAAGATAATGTTCTTTAACGGTCTCAGTTACAGCCGAGTTAACGGTGACATATCATATCTTCCCAATCCATACAGGGATGACAACCTTGCACTAAGCCTTCAGATGCAGCTTATGGGCAATGCATATTATCCGGGGTATCTGCGCAGAATATATGTGAATGCATACCGTTATTGCCTTCATATGCGCGGCAAATCGATGCTGATAGAAGCAGGAGCACAGACCAACACCGTAGAGGAAGTGAAGAATGCAATGGAGCCGCTTGCAGACATACTTGACAAGACACTTTGCGGCGAGAAATGCTGGTAG
- a CDS encoding DUF1540 domain-containing protein, translating into MTSLGCNVTNCGYNEDRCCCRTEIEVMGTKAEEKDCTCCGSFDSGCDCRNSVSGPKESLYVHCEASNCIYNEDFVCSADRIDIQGASANNAGQTICASFTCK; encoded by the coding sequence ATGACATCATTGGGATGTAACGTAACAAACTGCGGATACAACGAAGACCGTTGCTGCTGCCGTACTGAGATTGAGGTTATGGGAACGAAGGCTGAGGAAAAGGACTGCACATGCTGCGGAAGCTTTGACAGCGGATGTGACTGCAGGAACTCAGTAAGCGGTCCAAAGGAGTCACTTTATGTACATTGTGAGGCATCTAACTGCATTTACAATGAAGATTTTGTATGCTCCGCTGACAGAATCGACATTCAGGGTGCTTCTGCCAATAATGCGGGACAGACAATATGTGCAAGCTTCACATGCAAGTAG
- the lepB gene encoding signal peptidase I → MRSSELDPDPSAYASGDTGKSGGHFWSEVLSYIKILVLAAVIAFLCNTFIIVNAEVPTGSMRDTIMEQDRLIGFRLSYKFSAPQRGDIIIFKFPDDETETYVKRIIGLPGDMIEIMPDGDGVVHVYVNGQILDEPYIREPMAAVSDYQRYIVPEGHYFAMGDNRNSSLDSRYWDNKYIARDKILAKAVFKYYKEFKILK, encoded by the coding sequence ATGCGCTCCAGTGAGCTTGACCCTGATCCTTCTGCTTATGCATCAGGTGATACCGGCAAATCCGGCGGTCACTTCTGGAGCGAAGTCTTAAGCTATATTAAGATTCTTGTTCTTGCTGCTGTCATTGCATTTCTGTGCAACACATTTATTATTGTCAACGCTGAAGTTCCTACCGGCTCGATGCGTGATACAATAATGGAGCAAGACAGACTTATCGGCTTCCGTCTGTCTTATAAGTTCTCTGCCCCACAGCGTGGCGATATAATCATATTCAAATTTCCTGACGATGAGACAGAGACTTATGTTAAGCGAATAATCGGACTTCCGGGTGACATGATTGAGATTATGCCTGATGGTGACGGCGTTGTTCATGTATATGTGAATGGCCAGATTCTTGATGAACCATATATAAGGGAGCCTATGGCTGCCGTATCTGATTACCAGCGCTATATCGTTCCCGAAGGCCATTACTTTGCCATGGGCGATAACCGTAACAGTTCACTTGACTCCCGCTACTGGGATAATAAGTATATCGCAAGGGATAAGATTCTTGCCAAGGCTGTTTTTAAGTACTATAAGGAATTTAAGATTCTGAAGTGA